The proteins below are encoded in one region of Deltaproteobacteria bacterium:
- a CDS encoding NYN domain-containing protein → MSDNDPIQGGRHRVRVFVDFWNYTLLMRETDEAFRTDWMKLGPVLSHAAAAVVDAAATAEYQGLNFYGSHDPARYSDRKLHRWATTVVDTFPGVSVSIVPRQKKRSPPACPVCHEAVAQCPACGADMRGTEEKGVDVRMATDMISLAWADNYDIAVLVSSDRDFVPVAEFLDTRGIKVIHGAFPPKGAQLTARCWGSIDVARLREQFRFARPERKA, encoded by the coding sequence ATGTCCGATAACGATCCGATACAGGGCGGACGCCACCGTGTCAGGGTGTTCGTCGACTTCTGGAACTATACGCTCTTGATGAGGGAAACCGACGAGGCGTTCCGCACGGATTGGATGAAACTTGGGCCGGTGCTGTCGCACGCCGCGGCCGCGGTAGTCGACGCGGCCGCGACGGCCGAGTATCAGGGACTGAATTTCTACGGCTCTCACGACCCGGCGCGGTATTCGGACCGGAAACTCCACCGATGGGCAACTACAGTGGTGGACACGTTTCCCGGAGTGAGCGTATCCATAGTGCCGCGGCAGAAGAAACGTTCGCCGCCGGCATGCCCCGTCTGCCATGAGGCTGTAGCACAATGCCCCGCCTGCGGCGCCGACATGCGCGGGACCGAGGAGAAAGGCGTGGATGTCCGCATGGCGACCGATATGATCAGCCTCGCCTGGGCCGACAACTATGACATCGCCGTGCTGGTTTCATCCGACCGTGACTTTGTGCCGGTGGCGGAGTTTCTCGACACCAGGGGCATCAAGGTGATCCACGGGGCATTTCCGCCGAAGGGCGCGCAGTTGACCGCGCGATGCTGGGGAAGCATCGACGTCGCCCGTCTGCGGGAGCAGTTTCGTTTCGCTCGGCCGGAGCGCAAAGCTTGA